From a region of the Cyprinus carpio isolate SPL01 chromosome A18, ASM1834038v1, whole genome shotgun sequence genome:
- the LOC109109333 gene encoding extracellular calcium-sensing receptor-like — protein sequence MSVFLYTLLIFQLHAKAEKPVCRMMGDPKYPLLSKDGDVNIGALFSVHSIEILPSFKYTQKPQVLSCSSVSLRDFRMAQTMIFAIEEINRSQRLLPNVSVGYRIYDTCGSRLSSMSATMALMNGPEFTAGDRCNGQSPIHAIIGETESSATVILSRTTGPFKIPVISPSASCECLSNRKDYPSFFRTIASDYHQSRALAYIVKHFGWSWVGAVNSDNDYGNNGMTIFLNTAQEEGICVEYSVKFYRTEPDKLQKVVETIKKSTAKVIVAFLTSSEMYNLLEQLSIQNITGLQMIGVEGWITAKNLITPNSFHVLGGSLGFAVRKNDIEGFADYVIKAFWKTVVPCSQTEGNSSQYAVNCNTYQDLLLLKNYNEDVPEQRYSSNVYKAVYAVVHSLHSLLKCKEQAGCEKGLTIQPQQVVEALKKVNFILKMGDHVWFDSTGATVAQYEVVNWQKDSNGSIKFKAVGYYDASLPPDQRFVLNTENITWVGGQTQKPRSVCSESCPPGTRKAAQKGRPVCCYDCIPCAEGEISNETDSNNCRQCPGEYWSNAEKNKCVLKAVEFLSFTEIMGIVLVFFSLFGAGLTVLIAILFYSKKDTPIVKANNSELSFLLLFSLVLCFLCSLTFIGRPTEWSCMLRHSAFGITFVLCISCVLGKTIVVLMAFKATLPGSNIMKWFGPAQQRLSVLAFTLIQVLICVLWLKISPPFPYKNLKYYNEKIVLDCSLGSTVGFWAVLGYIGLLAVLCFILAFLARKLPDKFNEAKFITFSMLIFCAVWITFIPSYVSPPGKFTVAVEIFAILASSFGLLCCIFVPKCYIILCKPEQNTKQHLMGKGSI from the exons ATGTCTGTCTTTCTTTACACATTGCTTATCTTTCAACTACATGCAAAGGCAGAAAAGCCTGTCTGCCGAATGATGGGAGACCCTAAGTACCCGCTATTATCCAAGGATGGAGACGTAAATATTGGAGCACTGTTTTCAGTCCACAGCATAGAGATATTACCTTCATTTAAGTACACACAAAAACCTCAGGTTCTATCATGTTCAAG TGTGAGTCTAAGAGATTTTCGAATGGCTCAGACCATGATTTTTGCCATTGAGGAGATTAACAGAAGTCAAAGATTGTTACCTAATGTTTCTGTTGGCTACCGAATTTATGATACCTGTGGTTCAAGACTGTCTTCTATGAGTGCAACCATGGCATTGATGAATGGTCCAGAGTTTACAGCTGGAGATAGATGCAATGGACAGTCTCCGATACATGCTATCATAGGAGAAACAGAGTCTTCTGCAACAGTCATTTTGTCCAGAACAACAGGACCTTTTAAAATTCCTGTG ataAGTCCCTCAGCCTCATGTGAATGTCTCAGTAATAGGAAAGATTATCCCTCTTTCTTCAGGACTATTGCTAGTGATTACCACCAGAGCAGAGCACTTGCATATATAGTCAAGCACTTTGGATGGTCTTGGGTGGGAGCTGTGAACAGTGACAATGACTATGGAAACAATggtatgacaatatttttgaatACAGCCCAGGAGGAGGGAATTTGTGTGGAGTACTCTGTGAAATTCTACCGAACAGAGCCTGACAAACTCCAAAAAGTGGTAGagacaattaaaaaaagcacTGCAAAAGTGATTGTTGCATTTCTTACTAGTTCAGAAATGTACAATCTACTTGAGCAGCTAAGTATTCAGAACATTACAGGCCTCCAAATGATTGGAGTGGAGGGATGGATAACTGCAAAGAATTTGATCACCCCAAACAGTTTTCATGTGCTGGGAGGGTCACTGGGGTTTGCAGTAAGAAAAAATGACATTGAAGGTTTTGCAGATTATGTTATAAAAGCATTCTGGAAGACAGTTGTTCCATGCTCACAGACTGAGGGGAATTCTTCTCAATATGCAGTAAACTGCAACACATATCAGGATCTATTATTGCTGAAAAACTATAATGAAGATGTTCCTGAACAAAGATATTCAAGTAATGTCTATAAAGCAGTTTATGCTGTGGTTCATTCATTGCACAGCCTACTCAAGTGCAAGGAACAAGCAGGTTGTGAGAAAGGCCTGACAATACAACCACAGcag GTTGTTGAGGCTCTGAAAAAGGTCAATTTCATTCTAAAAATGGGAGATCATGTGTGGTTTGACAGCACTGGTGCCACAGTAGCCCAGTATGAAGTTGTGAACTGGCAGAAGGACTCAAATGGATCAATCAAATTTAAAGCAGTGGGATACTATGATGCCTCACTGCCCCCAGACCAGCGCTTTGTGCTCAACACTGAAAACATAACCTGGGTTGGGGGACAAACTCAG aAACCAAGGTCTGTGTGCAGTGAAAGCTGTCCTCCAGGCACTAGGAAGGCTGCACAGAAAGGAAGACCTGTCTGCTGTTATGACTGTATTCCATGTGCAGAAGGAGAAATCAGCAATGAGACAG ATTCAAATAACTGCAGGCAGTGTCCAGGTGAATACTGGTCTAatgctgagaaaaataaatgtgtcttaAAGGCTGTAGAATTTCTCTCATTCACAGAAATTATGGGTATAGTGCTAGTCTTTTTCTCACTGTTTGGAGCAGGATTAACTGTCCTGATAGCCATCCTGTTTTACAGTAAGAAGGACACCCCCATAGTAAAAGCCAACAACTCAGAGCTGAGCTTTCTGCTGCTCTTCTCATTGGTTCTTTGTTTTCTCTGTTCACTTACTTTCATCGGTCGTCCCACAGAGTGGTCCTGCATGCTGCGTCACTCAGCGTTTGGGATCACTTTTGTCCTTTGTATCTCCTGTGTTCTGGGGAAAACAATAGTGGTGTTAATGGCATTCAAGGCTACACTTCCAGGAAGTAATATCATGAAATGGTTTGGGCCTGCACAACAAAGACTCAGTGTTCTTGCATTTACACTAATACAGGTTCTTATCTGTGTGCTTTGGCTAAAAATATCACCTCCATTTCCatacaaaaatttgaaatattataatgaaaaaattgTTCTTGATTGCAGTCTGGGTTCTACTGTAGGTTTCTGGGCTGTGTTGGGCTATATTGGCCTTCTGGCTGTCTtgtgttttattctagcttttcTGGCTCGCAAGCTACCTGATAAGTTCAATGAGGCCAAATTCATCACATTCAGTATGCTTATATTCTGTGCTGTATGGATCACATTCATTCCATCTTATGTCAGTCCTCCAGGGAAGTTCACTGTAGCTGTGGAGATATTTGCCATTTTAGCCTCAAGCTTTGGTTTACTATGCTGCATATTTGTACCTAAATGTTACATAATTCTGTGTAAGCCTGAACAAAATACAAAGCAACATCTGATGGGAAAAGGTTCCATATAA
- the LOC109081782 gene encoding LOW QUALITY PROTEIN: uncharacterized protein LOC109081782 (The sequence of the model RefSeq protein was modified relative to this genomic sequence to represent the inferred CDS: inserted 2 bases in 2 codons), whose product MKHRTIVTRAEHEVYMKFTLKLCPFCDFTNFISHMVQIHVRRHFEAAVKYKVGLSEQHKYSVYNSGAKRFGTESCIPESPALKAERICDTAKRKDPTSISSASSNRGSLPNMEIVNLMDDMNKPAVTAESELQCGNVKTTCPVKERKGQRTSAVKPKTVVCVHCNLTLLKNNLRKHIQRRHTECRETVSSTRYLRCQCVDGKNGIFAVEKSFHGVSTPIHVLKNTWGQLQRSECELDECCITRDFAHRSGIKPFECDHLQSLSYCPRVGQIQTDLAEETLCMMVDQKWFGEARKHQLINLKKESQAEGVPLSVSVQLGDQLNXIVHVCVWKKKHSYYSRHGRVMVSYDVKKNSWHCPCSMPRKSCIHKAVSKWHLFHHHKELFKKVKSVEEVPPESPEGKKDDDSYPPSDSNIKEMIHYMMAHKKLPGELSKTLLDHSRDVKSNQSFPRHLVPTELKCTKCRTQSLCELRLITKDAKILTFSGVIQGISTYYRQCPNCGMTYRYQEWSDGIHNFNDHILLSLHLCMFLRNSIQNSTAVSRVMEIIHATEGGPFPKHELVLQAYLHFEAMTELDYSYNCVTCGHYPSVVIMDLHKKGAFGMPLSEIDPPPPNYDGHVDSEKFWEAVTVEMISRGFYTSGIKNPFIVHPSYSFWAPWIGIHTRSSNMVLHTEYAKLHVSQDSTEDDIPLTEERLADELLNLRTEEIRALCKGCGIDNKGSKMDLIIRLKERMSNRVTYNKVWGASGGWAVITCPCGVVYSVKFNIRAESPRDYADLLLSWKHVPNVTVYDYPRGLASHANHRSKKLFHPFEGRLLHPSEENIKKASENDLEVSLPWLNHRKDXADQDGHPVTGSCDHYVLCDVFHQNNSKDLKDSLRKTGLVPELAGKINSQTAEQLFSDMKKNNYFLNMMKPSSHIFLARNILHHKNVARNNKVVKQLRKLTDENTELQFDCNGKIILVQPWQRVLDPPKILSLDYAVKFQVQQWL is encoded by the exons ATGAAGCACCGCACCATCGTAACCAGAGCAGAACACGAGGTTTATATGAAGTTCACTCTTAAACTGTGTCCATTTTGTGACTTTACGAACTTTATTTCGCACATGGTACAGATCCATGTTCGTAGACATTTTGAAGCCGCAGTAAAATACAAAG TGGGTCTGAGCGAACAGCACAAGTACAGTGTCTACAACTCTGGAGCAAAGAGGTTTGGAACTGAATCCTGCATTCCAGAGAGCCCTGCCTTGAAAGCGGAGAGGATTTGTGACACAGCAAAAAGAAAAGATCCCACATCGATATCTTCAGCTTCTTCAAACAGAG GGTCTCTTCCAAACATGGAGATTGTAAACCTGATGGATGATATGAACAAGCCAGCAGTTACAGCTGAATCAGAACTTCAGTGTGGAAATGTCAAGA CAACTTGTccagtaaaagaaagaaaaggtcaGAGGACTTCTGCTGTGAAGCCTAAaacagttgtgtgtgtgcactgcaatTTGACACTATTAAAAAACAACTTAAGAAAGCACATCCAGAGACGACACACTGAATGCAGAGAGACTGTATCATCCACAAGGTATTTAAGATGCCAGTGTGTTGACGGCAAAAATGGAATTTTTGCTGTTGAAAAGTCTTTCCATGGTGTATCTACTCCAATCCATGTCCTGAAAAATACCTGGGGACAATTACAAAGGTCTGAGTGTGAATTGGATGAGTGCTGCATTACCAGAGACTTTGCCCACAGAAGTGGCATTAAGCCATTTGAGTGTGACCACTTGCAGTCTTTATCCTATTGTCCACGTGTTGGTCAAATACAGACTGATCTTGCAGAAGAAACATTGTGTATGATGGTTGACCAGAAGTGGTTTGGAGAAGCAAGGAAGCATCAGTTAATTAATCTGAAGAAGGAATCTCAGGCAGAAGGAGTTCCATTGTCAGTTTCTGTACAACTAGGAGACCAGCTTA AAATTGTGCATGTctgtgtttggaaaaaaaaacactcatattACAGCAGACATGGCCGAGTAATGGTCTCCTATGATGTTAAGAAAAACTCCTGGCACTGCCCTTGCTCAATGCCAAGGAAATCCTGTATTCACAAGGCTGTTTCAAAGTGGCATCTCTTTCACCATCACAAAGAGTTGTTCAAGAAGGTGAAAAGTGTGGAGGAAGTTCCTCCTGAATCACCTGAAGGAAAAAAAGATGACGACAGCTATCCACCATCTGACTCTAACATCAAAGAAATGATCCACTACATGATGGCACACAAAAAACTTCCTGGTGAGCTTTCCAAGACCTTACTAGATCATTCAAGAGATGTAAAGTCCAACCAGTCCTTTCCAAGACATCTGGTGCCCACAGAATTGAAATGTACGAAGTGCAGAACCCAAAGCTTATGTGAGCTAAGACTCATCACTAAAGATGCCAAGATACTGACGTTTTCTGGTGTAATCCAAG gAATATCTACTTACTACAGACAGTGCCCAAACTGTGGAATGACATATAGGTACCAAGAGTGGTCAGATGGGATACATAATTTCAATGATCACATTCTTTTATCATTGCACTTGTGCATGTTCCTTAGAAACTCAATACAG AATAGTACTGCTGTAAGTAGGGTAATGGAAATAATACATGCAACTGAAGGTGGACCTTTCCCTAAACATGAACTTGTCCTACAAGCTTATTTGCACTTTGAGGCCATGACAGAACTAGATTACAGTTACAATTGTGTTACCTGTGGGCACTACCCTAGTGTAGTCATAATGGATCTGCACAAGAAGGGAGCCTTCGGCATGCCTC TGAGTGAAATTGACCCCCCTCCACCAAATTATGATGGCCATGTGGATAGTGAGAAGTTTTGGGAGGCAGTGACAGTAGAGATGATAAGCCGGGGTTTTTATACAA GTGGGATAAAGAACCCCTTCATTGTGCACCCAAGCTACAGCTTTTGGGCTCCATGGATTGGCATTCATACTAGGTCATCCAACATGGTTCTCCATACAGAGTATGCTAAGCTTCATGTTTCACAAGACTCAACTGAGGATGACATACCACTTACAGAAGAAAGGCTTGCTGATGAGCTGCTGAATCTCCGG ACTGAGGAAATAAGGGCCCTATGTAAGGGGTGTGGAATAGATAACAAAGGATCTAAGATGGATTTAATCATCCGACTAAAAGAAAGGATGTCAAATAGAGTCACCTACAACAAAGTGTGGGGTGCATCTG GTGGCTGGGCTGTTATAACCTGCCCGTGTGGAGTTGTGTACTCTGTGAAATTTAACATCAGAGCAGAGAGCCCTCGCGATTATGCTGACCTCCTGCTTTCATGGAAACATGTACCAAATGTTACTGTGTACGACTACCCAAGGGGTCTGGCCTCACATGCAAACCATcgttcaaaaaaattatttcatcctTTTGAAGGTCGATTACTGCATCCATCTGAGGAAAATATCAAGAaggcatctgaaaatgacttggAAGTCAGTTTGCCATGGCTTAACCACCGAAAAG CAGCTGATCAAGATGGTCACCCTGTTACTGGTTCATGTGACCATTATGTTTTATGTGATGTGTTCCATCAGAACAATAGTAAGGATCTTAAGGATTCCTTGAGAAAGACTGGCTTGGTCCCAGAACTTGCAGGAAAGATAAACAGTCAGACAGCAGAGCAACTCTTTTCAGatatgaagaaaaataactaCTTCCTGAACATGATGAAACCATCATCCCACATTTTCCTGGCTAGAAATATTTTGCACCATAAAAATGTTGCACGAAACAATAAGGTTGTGAAGCAGTTAAGAAAACTTACTGACGAGAACACTGAATTACAGTTTGATTGCAATGGAAAGATCATTTTGG TGCAGCCATGGCAGAGAGTCCTTGATCCTCCAAAAATATTGAGTCTGGATTATGCGGTCAAATTTCAG gtGCAGCAATGGCTGTGA